A genomic region of Oligoflexia bacterium contains the following coding sequences:
- a CDS encoding electron transfer flavoprotein-ubiquinone oxidoreductase, with protein sequence MSDSIQRETMDVDVLFVGGGVASLSGAIHLTNLVKKHNAEIAAGTKSGSALADPMIAVVEKASELGAHSLSGAVMNPVALKELIPDYKEKGCPIEAVANYDAVYFLGKTWKFKFPIPPPPFKNHGNYIISLARYNRWLGKVAEDRGINIFPGFAATDCLYDGNKVVGVQTGDKGISKTGEKKSNFEPGYILKSKVTIFGEGTRGSLFKRVAQKLGLREGKEPDVFEEGVKEIIQMPPGTVKPGQVIHTMGWPLKKSIGGTFIYTIPNDQIILGLVAFLDSRDPLLDPHRELQRLKTHPFIYDMIKGGKVIAYGGKTLPAGGWFSIPKLYHDGMLVIGDSAAFVDVQKLKGIHLAMKSGMLAAETVFEGLLKNDFSAATLKKYEELIYGSFIGRQLYRVRHFHQTLSLGWLKSFFLLAFQQITGGASLVGRLMMHEDAKTTATKAEVWGNKKLGEDEELSIPKPDGVLFFDKLSSVYLTGTMHDENSPNHLLLLDGNICQSTCYPKYESPCVRFCPASVYEMVPDETTANAKMKLHINYTNCIHCKTCDIKCPFTNIDWTVPEGGGGPRYTQV encoded by the coding sequence ATGAGTGATTCAATTCAACGCGAAACAATGGATGTCGATGTTCTTTTTGTTGGCGGAGGTGTTGCTAGTCTTAGCGGTGCCATACATCTTACAAATCTCGTAAAAAAACATAATGCCGAAATTGCAGCCGGTACAAAATCAGGTAGTGCACTAGCGGATCCAATGATTGCGGTTGTTGAAAAAGCAAGTGAGCTTGGCGCTCATAGTTTAAGTGGCGCAGTAATGAACCCGGTAGCACTTAAAGAGCTCATTCCTGATTACAAAGAAAAAGGTTGTCCAATTGAAGCGGTGGCAAATTACGATGCCGTTTATTTTTTGGGTAAAACTTGGAAGTTTAAATTCCCGATCCCGCCACCACCGTTTAAAAATCACGGAAATTATATTATTTCACTGGCTCGCTACAATCGTTGGCTTGGAAAAGTTGCTGAAGATCGAGGTATTAATATTTTCCCTGGGTTTGCTGCCACTGACTGTCTTTACGATGGCAATAAAGTAGTAGGCGTTCAAACAGGTGATAAAGGCATTAGTAAAACTGGCGAAAAAAAATCAAACTTTGAACCTGGTTATATTTTAAAATCAAAAGTGACTATCTTTGGAGAAGGTACACGGGGAAGTTTATTTAAGCGTGTCGCTCAAAAACTTGGTCTAAGAGAAGGCAAAGAGCCTGATGTTTTTGAAGAAGGTGTTAAAGAAATAATCCAAATGCCTCCCGGCACCGTAAAACCCGGGCAAGTTATCCACACCATGGGTTGGCCCTTAAAGAAATCTATTGGTGGAACTTTTATTTATACAATACCAAATGATCAAATTATTTTGGGCCTTGTAGCATTTCTTGATTCAAGAGATCCACTTCTTGACCCTCATCGCGAATTACAAAGACTTAAAACTCACCCGTTTATTTACGACATGATCAAGGGTGGAAAAGTAATCGCTTACGGCGGAAAAACTTTGCCTGCGGGCGGGTGGTTTTCGATACCTAAGCTTTATCATGATGGGATGCTTGTCATTGGTGATTCTGCAGCTTTTGTAGATGTGCAAAAGCTTAAAGGAATTCACCTGGCAATGAAATCGGGCATGCTAGCTGCTGAAACAGTTTTTGAGGGTTTATTGAAAAACGATTTCAGTGCGGCAACACTTAAAAAATATGAAGAACTTATTTACGGTAGTTTTATTGGGCGACAACTTTATCGCGTGCGCCATTTTCACCAGACATTGAGTCTTGGTTGGTTAAAATCTTTTTTCTTGTTGGCTTTTCAACAAATCACAGGTGGTGCAAGTCTTGTTGGGCGATTGATGATGCATGAAGATGCAAAAACGACGGCGACAAAGGCAGAAGTATGGGGAAACAAAAAACTAGGCGAAGATGAAGAGCTTAGTATTCCAAAGCCCGACGGAGTTTTGTTTTTTGATAAGTTATCGAGCGTGTATCTTACAGGTACGATGCATGATGAGAATTCACCGAATCATTTGCTTTTACTTGACGGAAACATTTGTCAAAGTACGTGTTATCCGAAATATGAAAGTCCTTGTGTGAGATTTTGCCCTGCAAGTGTTTATGAAATGGTACCTGATGAAACGACGGCTAATGCTAAAATGAAACTGCATATCAACTACACAAATTGTATTCACTGTAAAACCTGCGATATCAAATGCCCTTTTACTAATATTGATTGGACTGTGCCCGAGGGTGGCGGTGGTCCTAGATACACTCAAGTTTAA
- the cutA gene encoding divalent-cation tolerance protein CutA, whose protein sequence is MSKLKKKLKTGAASSAPVVFLTTFANREDAVKFATTVVKEKLAACVNIIEGVTSIYIWQKKEQREQEILAIGKTTAKVFKKLKAKIKTLHPHELPELIALPISDGMPAYLEWLTKEVN, encoded by the coding sequence TTGAGTAAACTAAAAAAGAAATTAAAGACAGGGGCTGCATCATCAGCCCCAGTTGTTTTTTTAACAACCTTTGCTAATCGTGAAGACGCCGTGAAATTCGCAACTACTGTTGTAAAAGAAAAACTTGCCGCATGTGTGAATATTATCGAAGGTGTAACTAGTATTTATATCTGGCAGAAAAAAGAACAGCGCGAACAAGAAATCCTCGCCATTGGCAAAACTACCGCTAAAGTTTTTAAAAAATTAAAGGCCAAAATAAAAACACTACATCCCCATGAACTACCAGAATTGATTGCACTTCCAATAAGTGATGGTATGCCCGCTTATTTAGAATGGCTCACCAAAGAAGTTAATTAA
- a CDS encoding TonB family protein, with amino-acid sequence MSFKFLDLTTEIPESQMFKKMIIFSLFLHLTLVFVFGVKAYIFPSEALNLDTAIKVDMVDLPDKIQNLPAPPPPQAEVTTKPIEAAKPQEASPPKPEAVVLKPKKTKEKALDKIKKLAKEEQKRNRLAEIEKEVKQQEAQERALRQSQARNSLIKGNVISPGSSLHGLAKADFNEYLGNIYSHVEPQWNLPEWLRNDNLKAVVTVYIDNNGTVIKRFLKKSSGDQRFDNYALKAIDDSSPFPKPPPKFVDLVRVDGIEVGFPE; translated from the coding sequence ATGAGTTTTAAATTTCTCGATTTAACAACTGAAATACCAGAATCACAGATGTTCAAGAAGATGATCATCTTCAGTTTATTTTTACATCTTACATTAGTTTTTGTATTCGGAGTTAAAGCTTATATTTTTCCGTCTGAAGCACTTAATCTTGATACTGCAATCAAAGTAGATATGGTTGATTTGCCCGACAAAATACAAAACCTTCCGGCTCCGCCGCCACCTCAAGCTGAGGTCACAACAAAACCAATTGAAGCAGCAAAACCTCAAGAAGCGAGTCCACCAAAACCTGAAGCGGTTGTTTTAAAGCCGAAAAAAACAAAAGAAAAAGCCTTAGATAAAATAAAAAAACTCGCCAAAGAAGAGCAAAAGCGAAATCGGCTTGCAGAGATTGAAAAAGAAGTTAAACAACAAGAGGCACAAGAGCGTGCTCTACGGCAATCTCAAGCGCGAAACTCACTTATTAAAGGCAATGTGATCAGCCCCGGCTCATCATTGCATGGTTTAGCCAAAGCTGACTTTAATGAATATCTTGGAAACATTTACTCTCACGTTGAGCCTCAGTGGAACTTGCCCGAGTGGCTTCGCAATGATAATCTCAAAGCGGTTGTTACAGTTTATATCGACAATAATGGTACCGTGATCAAACGATTCTTAAAAAAATCTTCAGGAGATCAACGTTTTGACAATTACGCGCTCAAAGCTATTGATGATTCATCTCCATTCCCAAAACCACCGCCCAAGTTCGTCGACCTTGTACGGGTCGATGGCATTGAAGTGGGCTTTCCAGAATAA
- a CDS encoding glycerophosphodiester phosphodiesterase: MINNSRYLAGAFHVIAHRGGALEAPENTMAAFDHAAKIYNEMIFEIDVHRTRDGEVVVIHDDTLDRTTNGHGNVHDLNLVEIKKFDAGYHFINDGGHPFRNKNVRVPTLIEVLKTHPQSRMSIEIKRANPHFEDLVVKIVEDAGATDRVCLAGEHHNILSKARSASPRMCSGFSSREILQTLIFNRTGLTFLLPQEGDVYQIPIEHKGIQVFSQKLINVAHKNKKAVHVWTINNQSIMAQLIKEGADGIITDAPSLLLKVARELKKI; this comes from the coding sequence ATGATTAATAACTCCCGCTATCTGGCTGGGGCCTTTCACGTCATAGCGCATCGAGGCGGAGCACTTGAAGCACCAGAAAACACCATGGCCGCCTTTGATCATGCTGCAAAAATTTATAATGAAATGATTTTTGAAATCGATGTGCATCGCACCCGCGATGGTGAAGTCGTTGTGATTCATGACGACACACTTGATCGCACCACAAATGGACATGGAAATGTTCATGATCTTAATTTAGTTGAAATTAAAAAATTTGATGCTGGATATCACTTCATTAATGACGGTGGACATCCATTTCGAAATAAAAATGTTCGTGTACCTACACTTATCGAAGTTTTAAAAACACATCCTCAATCACGCATGAGCATAGAAATAAAACGTGCTAATCCGCATTTTGAAGATTTGGTGGTAAAAATTGTTGAAGATGCCGGGGCAACTGATCGCGTCTGTCTTGCCGGAGAGCATCATAATATTTTATCTAAAGCCAGATCAGCTAGCCCTCGTATGTGCTCAGGGTTTTCTTCTCGAGAAATACTACAAACCTTGATTTTTAATCGCACAGGGCTCACTTTTCTACTTCCGCAAGAAGGTGATGTTTACCAAATTCCCATTGAGCACAAAGGTATTCAGGTGTTTTCTCAAAAACTGATCAACGTAGCTCATAAAAACAAAAAAGCAGTTCATGTATGGACCATTAATAATCAATCCATAATGGCGCAGCTCATCAAAGAAGGTGCGGACGGAATCATAACTGACGCGCCAAGTCTTCTCCTGAAGGTTGCTCGCGAGCTCAAAAAGATTTAG
- the tolQ gene encoding protein TolQ, which translates to MGSTAVAATTKSAIKVGMKMDAWDLIWNAGITVKFVLLILVVFSIVSWAIILTKRVQLTKMNFADSGFLDFFWKSSSLDVIFNELQKYQTSPLANVFKAGYLELQKIADSKPNDKAPGQGSFALSGLDNVSRALRKASDNEIARMEGRTGFLATIGSTSPFIGLFGTVWGIMGSFQSIGNTGAASLAVVAPGISEALIATAIGLAAAIPAVMGYNYFVGKFRKQDLEISNFTADFLNIVKRNFFKD; encoded by the coding sequence ATGGGAAGCACAGCTGTTGCCGCTACAACAAAATCTGCAATTAAAGTCGGAATGAAAATGGATGCCTGGGATTTAATTTGGAATGCAGGTATCACTGTAAAATTTGTTTTACTCATACTTGTTGTTTTTTCGATTGTCAGTTGGGCAATCATTTTAACAAAACGTGTACAGCTCACAAAAATGAATTTTGCAGATAGCGGTTTTTTAGATTTTTTTTGGAAATCATCAAGCCTCGATGTGATTTTTAATGAACTTCAAAAATATCAAACAAGCCCGCTTGCCAATGTTTTTAAAGCTGGTTATTTAGAATTACAAAAAATTGCCGACAGTAAACCCAACGATAAAGCGCCCGGGCAAGGGTCATTCGCACTCAGTGGCCTCGATAACGTTTCACGTGCATTAAGAAAAGCAAGTGACAACGAAATCGCACGCATGGAGGGTCGCACTGGTTTCTTGGCAACCATCGGTAGTACATCTCCATTTATCGGTCTCTTTGGAACCGTATGGGGTATTATGGGTTCATTTCAAAGTATCGGTAATACTGGAGCTGCTTCACTTGCGGTAGTTGCACCTGGAATTTCTGAAGCCCTTATTGCCACAGCGATTGGTCTCGCCGCTGCAATACCAGCGGTCATGGGCTACAATTATTTCGTGGGAAAATTTCGCAAACAAGATCTTGAGATTAGTAATTTCACAGCTGATTTTTTAAATATCGTTAAACGCAATTTCTTTAAGGATTAA
- a CDS encoding peptidylprolyl isomerase has product MFALFDTTMGKFKARLFFDQAPKTVANFTDLAEGKKEWVDPGTKQKKKSNFYDGLAFHRVIPNFMVQGGDPVGNGTGGPGYQFSDEFAPDLKHDKPGMLSMANAGPNTNGSQFFITTVPTPWLDKKHAIFGEIVEGMDVVEAICKTPRDMSNDKPLKTVVLNKLTIIRE; this is encoded by the coding sequence ATGTTTGCATTATTTGATACTACGATGGGTAAATTCAAAGCTCGTTTGTTTTTTGATCAAGCGCCAAAAACAGTTGCCAATTTCACGGATCTCGCAGAAGGCAAAAAAGAATGGGTTGATCCTGGAACAAAACAAAAAAAGAAATCAAATTTTTATGATGGCCTCGCATTTCACCGAGTAATACCTAATTTCATGGTGCAAGGTGGAGACCCTGTGGGCAATGGTACTGGTGGCCCAGGTTATCAATTCAGTGATGAATTTGCCCCAGATTTAAAACATGACAAACCAGGAATGCTCTCAATGGCCAACGCCGGTCCAAACACAAATGGTAGTCAATTTTTTATCACCACAGTGCCAACACCGTGGCTTGATAAAAAACATGCAATTTTTGGTGAAATTGTTGAAGGTATGGATGTTGTAGAGGCAATCTGCAAAACACCACGTGATATGAGTAACGACAAACCACTAAAAACTGTTGTCCTTAATAAACTGACAATCATCAGAGAGTAA
- the tolR gene encoding protein TolR: MGMSSGSDIKSRTTMSEINVTPLVDVMLVLLIIFMITAPMLQQGIDVQLPETANTGLTVREEPFVITVRRGDKIFIEAQEFKLDALKPKLTAIFENREDKQVYIQADKDVSYGFVAATMGEIKAAGINGIGLVTLPKNVK, from the coding sequence ATGGGAATGTCATCAGGCAGTGATATTAAAAGTAGAACCACCATGAGTGAAATTAACGTCACACCACTTGTTGACGTCATGCTTGTTTTATTAATTATCTTCATGATCACAGCACCAATGCTTCAACAGGGCATCGATGTACAACTTCCTGAGACTGCAAACACAGGTCTCACAGTGAGAGAAGAACCCTTTGTGATCACCGTTCGCAGAGGTGATAAAATATTTATAGAAGCACAAGAGTTCAAGCTTGATGCCTTAAAACCAAAACTTACTGCAATTTTTGAAAACAGAGAAGACAAGCAAGTTTACATTCAAGCAGACAAAGATGTCTCTTACGGATTTGTCGCCGCAACCATGGGTGAAATAAAAGCAGCAGGAATCAACGGCATCGGACTTGTCACTTTGCCAAAGAATGTGAAATGA
- a CDS encoding translocation protein TolB — MKNILLTLLLILSMSTSVLAQEDGDRIYIKMGEAKVKKSLIAVPAFLFLSSPSLAPSYKQVGTELFNTVVNDLEISNLFTIIKQDAYLEDVAKVGLTPAPGNPTGFHFDLWTKINAEFLVRGGFKIDGATVEFEVYVYYVPQAKLVLGKKYVAKLSEVRQTAHTFADDLMKALTGKQGIFRTKFVVGSDRAGKNWREIYVMDWDGRNITAVTSHHSVSLSPAWSPDAKTISYTSFAYHPKLKIRNPDLFTYDIFTGKRYLVSSRLGINSGSTFTPDGQSIFLTISKGSDPDIYKMSLDGDDITRVTNGPRGALNVEPSVTPDGKKIAFSSDRTGNPMIYLMDTNGTNTKRITFAGHYNSSPSVSPDGKRLAFAGRDKGHFDIFTVNIDGTDMQRLTSAKKPDGRGADNEDPSYSPDGRHIVFTSNRTGKSQIYITSVDGTNERRITVDNHNYFKARWSPYIK; from the coding sequence ATGAAAAATATTTTACTCACACTTTTACTCATCTTATCGATGAGCACATCAGTACTTGCACAAGAAGATGGCGATCGCATTTATATTAAAATGGGGGAAGCCAAGGTTAAAAAGAGTCTCATCGCGGTGCCAGCTTTTCTATTTTTAAGTTCACCATCACTTGCTCCATCGTACAAGCAAGTTGGTACTGAGTTATTTAATACAGTCGTAAATGACCTTGAAATCAGCAATCTCTTCACAATCATCAAACAAGACGCCTACCTTGAAGACGTGGCAAAAGTTGGTCTCACACCAGCACCCGGAAACCCAACAGGTTTTCATTTTGATTTGTGGACTAAAATTAATGCTGAATTTTTGGTACGTGGTGGATTTAAAATTGATGGAGCAACCGTAGAGTTTGAAGTCTATGTCTACTATGTTCCCCAAGCAAAATTAGTTTTAGGGAAAAAATATGTGGCGAAACTTTCTGAGGTTCGTCAAACAGCTCACACCTTTGCTGATGATTTAATGAAAGCACTCACCGGCAAACAGGGTATTTTTCGCACAAAATTTGTAGTGGGTAGTGATCGCGCCGGAAAAAATTGGCGAGAAATATATGTAATGGATTGGGATGGCCGCAATATCACAGCAGTGACAAGCCATCACAGTGTGAGTCTATCTCCCGCATGGAGCCCCGATGCAAAAACCATCAGCTACACATCTTTTGCCTATCACCCAAAATTAAAAATTAGAAACCCTGATTTATTCACATACGATATATTTACAGGCAAAAGATATCTTGTGAGTAGTCGTCTAGGAATTAACTCGGGCAGTACTTTCACCCCCGATGGACAATCCATTTTCTTAACCATCAGTAAAGGATCAGATCCTGATATTTATAAAATGAGTTTAGATGGCGATGATATCACCCGCGTTACCAATGGTCCACGTGGAGCACTTAATGTTGAGCCTTCAGTTACTCCTGATGGTAAAAAAATCGCATTTAGCAGTGATCGCACAGGTAATCCGATGATTTATCTCATGGACACAAACGGAACCAATACAAAGCGTATTACATTTGCAGGGCATTACAATTCAAGTCCGAGCGTTTCACCGGATGGCAAACGTCTGGCCTTTGCGGGTCGTGATAAAGGTCACTTTGACATTTTTACTGTAAATATTGATGGAACCGATATGCAAAGACTCACTTCGGCAAAAAAACCTGATGGCCGTGGCGCTGATAATGAAGATCCAAGCTATAGCCCTGACGGTCGGCACATTGTCTTTACGTCGAATCGCACTGGGAAAAGCCAGATTTATATCACAAGTGTTGATGGCACAAATGAGCGTCGCATTACTGTGGATAATCACAATTATTTTAAAGCTCGGTGGTCGCCATATATAAAGTAA
- a CDS encoding permease-like cell division protein FtsX — MSEFSATIWRSWKSHFWTNAATTAVLTLSFALVYGAILFTTNLGRILAVWGDEIQITIYLSDDITQDQIANLEKTISSENGIDKLLYVDKVKAKSSFEKSLSSYGPNFLKSLENDKDNPFPASYMVRLSKNHKSPDRVDELAQQFGRLPGVEDISYGQEWIKNYAILFRIFKMVALACTIVILIGCLFTVSNAIRASLSSRREEIEILELVGATSQTIRRPFLIEGAFQGFVAAFGALILLGLTYNFVYHNLEHILGMSTVISSLTFLSWNTAASSVLLGTLLGAFGSYICVSRLNTGWAAARERKI; from the coding sequence ATGTCAGAATTCAGTGCAACAATTTGGCGCAGTTGGAAATCACATTTTTGGACAAACGCTGCGACAACGGCAGTTCTTACGCTAAGTTTTGCGCTCGTGTATGGGGCCATCTTATTTACTACTAATCTTGGGCGCATACTCGCTGTTTGGGGAGATGAAATCCAAATTACCATTTATCTCTCCGATGATATTACTCAAGATCAAATTGCTAATCTTGAGAAAACTATTTCCAGTGAAAATGGAATCGATAAACTTCTCTATGTCGATAAAGTAAAAGCGAAAAGCTCTTTTGAAAAAAGCCTTAGTTCTTACGGGCCTAATTTTTTAAAATCACTTGAAAACGATAAAGATAATCCGTTTCCGGCAAGTTATATGGTGCGGTTGAGTAAAAACCACAAATCACCTGATCGCGTTGATGAGTTGGCTCAACAGTTTGGTCGTCTCCCAGGGGTCGAAGACATCAGCTATGGCCAAGAATGGATTAAAAATTACGCGATATTATTTCGCATTTTTAAAATGGTGGCTTTGGCTTGCACAATAGTAATTCTTATTGGTTGTCTTTTCACGGTGAGTAATGCCATTCGCGCCTCACTTTCATCACGACGCGAAGAAATTGAAATTCTCGAATTAGTTGGCGCGACGTCACAAACCATTCGTCGCCCTTTTTTAATTGAAGGCGCTTTTCAGGGTTTTGTGGCAGCTTTCGGTGCACTTATTTTGTTAGGACTCACTTACAATTTTGTTTACCACAATCTTGAGCATATCTTGGGCATGTCGACGGTTATTAGCTCACTTACATTTTTATCTTGGAATACAGCGGCGTCTTCTGTTTTGCTCGGTACTCTTTTGGGGGCATTTGGAAGTTACATTTGTGTTTCACGTTTAAACACGGGTTGGGCTGCTGCTCGCGAAAGAAAAATTTGA
- a CDS encoding peptidoglycan DD-metalloendopeptidase family protein, whose translation MVLASLLVFSAQAEVLPTFQTLKDNLSKEKKLLVDSEVKKRGILGALYEINKNITKLSGDINNIETQMKNSQKTIESYAKTIVRIDGTKSTQKKLLRERLRALYKMGFKGYTEVLLSSQTSGEFARNLKFLKIVTQRDARLIQNYRATLEQLSKEQNKLRSQVKVFAQFQTQLNQEKQKISSHKDQQLFLLSQIEKDRESHLLAIKEWREAGQKLEAQLTKIGVHHNAFREIARASIFEQKGNLKPPVIREIVQKYGIMINSRFDTKIFHKGLFFAAQVGDKVSATFWGKVAFSGWINGYGETIIIDHGDHYYSLYAHNSRLDKRSGDSVATGEVIALAGDTGSLRGPGLYMEIRHFSESLDPLPWLDLRNPRRL comes from the coding sequence TTGGTTTTAGCATCATTGCTGGTATTTTCGGCGCAAGCCGAGGTGCTCCCGACGTTTCAAACACTCAAAGATAATTTATCAAAGGAGAAAAAACTTCTAGTTGATTCGGAAGTAAAAAAGCGCGGCATATTGGGCGCGCTCTATGAAATTAATAAAAACATTACTAAACTAAGCGGTGATATTAATAATATTGAAACGCAAATGAAGAATTCTCAAAAAACAATTGAGAGTTATGCAAAAACAATCGTTCGAATTGACGGTACTAAAAGTACACAAAAAAAATTGCTGCGCGAGAGACTTCGAGCGCTGTATAAAATGGGTTTCAAGGGTTACACTGAAGTATTACTTTCGAGTCAAACTAGTGGCGAGTTTGCGCGTAATTTAAAGTTCTTGAAAATTGTTACTCAGAGAGATGCACGTCTTATTCAAAATTATAGAGCAACTCTAGAGCAATTATCAAAAGAGCAAAATAAACTTCGATCACAGGTAAAGGTGTTTGCTCAATTTCAAACCCAACTTAATCAAGAAAAACAAAAAATTTCCTCACATAAAGATCAACAATTATTTTTATTATCGCAAATCGAAAAAGATCGTGAAAGTCATCTGCTGGCGATTAAAGAGTGGCGCGAAGCTGGGCAAAAGCTTGAAGCGCAGTTAACTAAAATCGGTGTTCATCACAATGCTTTTAGAGAAATTGCGCGTGCTAGTATTTTTGAACAAAAGGGTAATCTAAAACCACCAGTCATTAGAGAAATTGTTCAGAAGTATGGCATTATGATCAATTCAAGATTTGACACAAAAATCTTTCATAAAGGTTTATTCTTTGCAGCTCAAGTGGGAGATAAAGTTTCTGCTACTTTTTGGGGTAAAGTCGCATTTTCCGGATGGATTAACGGCTATGGTGAAACCATTATTATCGACCACGGTGATCACTACTATTCGCTTTATGCTCACAACTCACGCTTAGATAAAAGATCGGGTGATTCTGTAGCCACTGGTGAAGTCATCGCTCTTGCTGGTGACACAGGTAGTCTCAGGGGCCCAGGCCTCTATATGGAGATTCGTCATTTCAGTGAGAGTCTAGATCCATTACCTTGGCTTGATTTGCGTAATCCAAGACGTCTATAA
- the ftsE gene encoding cell division ATP-binding protein FtsE, with protein MIELTHVYKIYGNSIHALSNVSLKIDRGEFIYLTGPSGAGKTTLFKLITCYDQPTSGKIIVAGQDLSSVTASQIPYVRRKIGVVFQDFKLLKNRTVYENVALPLEILNMKRSEVAARVHDMLDQVGLRYKAIYWPEQLSGGEQQRVAIARALVGKPGLLIADEPTGNLDQNLSDEIMELFAKINAQGTTVFIATHNQSFITRGNRRVVRLEKGHFSETHKAASALVDDYPLSMTMREL; from the coding sequence GTGATTGAGTTAACACATGTTTATAAAATTTATGGAAATTCTATTCATGCTCTGAGTAATGTCTCACTTAAAATTGACAGAGGTGAATTCATCTATTTGACGGGTCCAAGTGGAGCCGGCAAAACAACCCTCTTTAAACTCATTACTTGTTACGATCAACCCACCTCAGGAAAAATCATTGTCGCTGGGCAAGATCTTTCATCGGTAACCGCGTCGCAAATTCCATATGTCAGACGAAAAATTGGCGTTGTGTTTCAAGACTTCAAGTTGCTTAAAAATAGAACGGTTTATGAGAACGTCGCTTTGCCGCTAGAAATTCTCAACATGAAGCGCTCAGAAGTTGCAGCACGAGTGCATGATATGCTTGATCAAGTAGGGCTTCGCTACAAGGCCATCTATTGGCCCGAACAACTCTCTGGCGGAGAACAACAGCGTGTGGCTATTGCGCGTGCCCTTGTAGGTAAACCCGGTCTTCTTATTGCTGATGAGCCTACGGGAAATTTAGACCAAAATCTTTCTGATGAAATTATGGAACTCTTTGCAAAAATAAATGCACAAGGTACGACGGTATTTATCGCTACACATAATCAAAGTTTTATTACGAGGGGTAATCGAAGAGTTGTGCGTTTAGAAAAAGGCCACTTCTCAGAGACACACAAGGCAGCCAGTGCGCTGGTAGATGATTATCCCTTATCCATGACAATGAGGGAGTTGTGA